One Novosphingobium sp. G106 DNA segment encodes these proteins:
- a CDS encoding saccharopine dehydrogenase family protein, which yields MSKVLVIGAGGVGSVAVHKMAMNPDIFSDVHLASRTKSKCDAIAESVKQRTGRTVSTYAIDAEDVPALTALIQQIAPKLVVNLALPYQDLTIMDACLAAGVNYMDTANYEPKDVAKFEYHWQWAYQDRFKQAGLMALLGSGFDPGVTSVFAMWLKKHKLKTIRTLDILDCNGGDHGQAFATNFNPEINIREVTAPARHWAKGQWVETPAMTIRENFDFEAVGPKNMYLMYHEELESLAKFIPEMERARFWMTFGDAYIQHLTVLQNVGMTRIDPVLYNGVEIIPLQFLKAVLPEPASLGPTTHGKTNIGDIATGESLDGSGEKTFYIYNICDHEDAYHETGNQAVSYTTGVPAMIGAAMMLTGAWSGEGVFNMEQFDPDPYMDMLNKHGLPWQVKELAGPLAF from the coding sequence GTGAGCAAGGTTCTGGTGATCGGCGCGGGTGGCGTCGGCTCGGTCGCGGTCCACAAGATGGCGATGAACCCGGACATTTTTTCCGATGTCCATCTCGCCAGCCGGACCAAGTCGAAATGTGATGCGATCGCCGAATCGGTCAAGCAGCGCACCGGCCGGACAGTCAGCACCTACGCGATCGACGCCGAGGACGTGCCGGCGCTGACCGCGCTGATCCAGCAGATCGCCCCCAAGCTCGTGGTCAACCTGGCGCTGCCCTACCAGGACCTGACGATCATGGACGCATGCCTCGCCGCGGGCGTGAACTACATGGACACGGCAAATTACGAGCCGAAGGATGTCGCCAAGTTCGAATACCACTGGCAGTGGGCCTATCAGGACCGCTTCAAACAGGCTGGGCTCATGGCGCTGCTCGGCTCGGGCTTCGATCCCGGCGTGACAAGTGTCTTCGCCATGTGGTTGAAAAAGCACAAGCTGAAGACGATCCGTACGCTCGACATCCTCGATTGCAACGGCGGCGATCACGGGCAGGCCTTCGCCACCAATTTCAATCCCGAGATCAACATCCGCGAAGTGACCGCGCCGGCGCGGCACTGGGCGAAGGGTCAGTGGGTCGAGACCCCCGCAATGACGATCCGCGAGAACTTCGACTTCGAGGCCGTCGGTCCGAAGAACATGTACCTGATGTACCACGAGGAACTGGAAAGCCTTGCGAAGTTCATCCCCGAGATGGAGCGCGCGCGCTTCTGGATGACGTTCGGCGATGCCTATATTCAGCACCTGACTGTGCTGCAGAACGTCGGCATGACGCGGATCGACCCGGTGCTCTACAACGGCGTCGAGATCATCCCGCTGCAGTTCCTCAAGGCCGTGCTGCCCGAGCCCGCCTCGCTCGGCCCGACGACCCATGGCAAGACCAACATCGGCGACATCGCAACCGGAGAATCGCTCGACGGTTCGGGCGAGAAGACCTTCTATATCTACAATATCTGCGACCACGAGGATGCCTATCACGAGACCGGCAACCAGGCGGTCAGCTATACCACCGGCGTGCCCGCGATGATCGGCGCGGCGATGATGCTGACCGGCGCATGGTCGGGTGAGGGCGTGTTCAACATGGAGCAGTTCGATCCCGATCCCTATATGGACATGCTCAACAAGCACGGGCTGCCCTGGCAGGTGAAGGAACTGGCAGGGCCGCTGGCGTTCTAA
- a CDS encoding class I SAM-dependent methyltransferase, translating into MAGAAPARDHAALMDSVYRGQRHIYDLTRKYYLFGRDRLIAGLDARPGSAVLEIGCGTGRNLALVGRRWPGAALHGLDLSSEMLKSARATLGGKGALALGDATAFSSQTLFGRAGFDRVILSYATSMIPDWHSALEQAVAVLAPGGSLHVVDFGDLAGLPQPFRALLRKWLAWFHVTPRLDLADAAAGLAARHGLSCKAERGMLGYYRLITITRPRD; encoded by the coding sequence ATGGCCGGAGCGGCCCCCGCTCGCGATCACGCCGCGCTGATGGATTCGGTCTATCGCGGCCAGCGGCACATCTATGACCTGACCCGCAAGTACTACCTGTTCGGACGCGACCGACTGATCGCCGGGCTCGATGCCAGACCGGGCAGCGCGGTACTGGAGATCGGCTGCGGCACCGGGCGCAATCTTGCGCTCGTCGGTCGACGGTGGCCAGGCGCGGCGCTGCATGGGCTGGACCTGTCGAGCGAGATGCTCAAAAGCGCCCGCGCGACGCTGGGCGGCAAGGGTGCGCTGGCGCTGGGCGACGCCACAGCCTTCTCGTCCCAGACGCTGTTCGGCCGCGCCGGGTTTGACCGGGTTATCCTGTCCTACGCCACCTCGATGATCCCCGACTGGCACAGCGCGCTCGAACAGGCCGTGGCGGTGCTAGCGCCGGGCGGATCGCTGCATGTCGTCGATTTCGGCGACCTTGCCGGGCTGCCCCAGCCCTTTCGCGCGCTGCTGCGCAAGTGGCTGGCCTGGTTCCACGTCACACCGCGGCTCGATCTTGCCGATGCCGCCGCCGGCCTCGCCGCACGGCACGGGCTGTCCTGCAAGGCCGAACGCGGGATGCTCGGCTACTACCGGCTGATCACGATCACGCGGCCGCGAGATTGA
- a CDS encoding MAPEG family protein, with product MIGAAILQPVVALAAWTMVMWFWLYGTRIPALSAAKVDPDDLVHDTTKGLDQILPPQVQWKAHNYNHLHEAPTVFYAVSIVLAIIGKGDGLAAQLAWIYVALRVLHSIIQVTVNKVKLRFLIFALSSFVLMALVALAIMNLF from the coding sequence ATGATCGGCGCAGCTATCCTGCAGCCCGTGGTCGCGCTGGCGGCGTGGACGATGGTGATGTGGTTCTGGCTCTACGGCACGCGCATCCCGGCACTGAGCGCGGCCAAAGTCGATCCCGACGACCTGGTCCACGATACGACCAAGGGCCTCGACCAGATCCTGCCACCACAGGTTCAGTGGAAAGCGCATAACTACAATCACCTGCATGAAGCACCTACGGTCTTCTATGCGGTGTCGATCGTGCTCGCGATCATCGGCAAGGGCGATGGCCTCGCCGCGCAGCTAGCCTGGATCTATGTGGCACTGCGGGTGCTCCACTCGATAATCCAGGTGACGGTGAACAAGGTCAAGCTGCGCTTCCTGATCTTCGCGCTGTCGAGCTTCGTGCTGATGGCGCTCGTCGCTCTGGCGATCATGAACCTGTTCTAA
- a CDS encoding DUF3419 family protein, translating to MPKPASKLVTDAVVRQDASAGGKLLDKAFAFAFKGLVYAQIWEDPVVDMAALAIQPDSRIVTIASGSCNALSYLTANPAAITAVDLNPAHLALGKLKIAAVRHLPDYAHLHRFFAEADDAANVAVYRSHLAPHLDERTQRYWEGRDLVGRRRIKGFSSGIYKRGLLGNFIGLAHFLAKLYKIDPREILEAETLEDQRRVFEEKFSPIFDRRFVRWLTDRPASLFGLGIPPAQYAALAGDARMADVLRSRLEKLACDFPVNDNYFAWQAFGRSYGREPEHPLPPYLKEENYAVLRDRIDRLDIRQVNFIDHIAAQPDASLDRYVLLDAQDWMDDAILTRLWTEITRTARPGSRVLFRTAAEPSLLPGRVPEEILSRWHYAEAESRLFTEADRSSIYGGVHLYVLR from the coding sequence ATGCCCAAGCCCGCATCCAAGCTCGTTACCGATGCCGTCGTCCGCCAGGACGCCAGTGCCGGCGGCAAACTGCTCGACAAGGCCTTTGCCTTTGCTTTCAAGGGTTTGGTCTACGCGCAGATCTGGGAAGACCCGGTGGTGGATATGGCCGCGCTGGCGATCCAGCCCGACAGCCGGATCGTCACGATCGCCAGCGGCAGCTGCAACGCACTGTCCTACCTGACCGCCAACCCGGCGGCGATCACCGCGGTCGACCTCAATCCCGCGCACCTGGCGCTCGGCAAGCTCAAGATCGCCGCCGTGCGCCACCTGCCCGACTATGCGCACCTCCACCGCTTCTTCGCCGAAGCCGATGACGCGGCCAACGTCGCGGTCTATCGCTCGCATCTTGCCCCCCACCTCGACGAGCGCACGCAGCGCTACTGGGAAGGCCGCGACCTCGTCGGCCGGCGGCGGATCAAGGGGTTCTCCAGCGGCATCTACAAGCGCGGCCTTCTCGGTAATTTCATCGGCTTGGCGCACTTTCTTGCCAAGCTCTACAAGATCGATCCGCGCGAAATCCTTGAGGCTGAGACGCTTGAGGACCAGCGCCGCGTCTTCGAGGAAAAGTTCTCGCCGATCTTCGATCGCCGCTTCGTCCGCTGGCTAACCGACCGGCCGGCCTCGTTGTTCGGGCTCGGCATCCCGCCCGCGCAATATGCCGCGCTCGCCGGCGATGCGCGCATGGCCGATGTCTTGCGCAGCCGGCTCGAGAAGCTGGCTTGCGACTTCCCGGTCAACGACAACTATTTCGCCTGGCAGGCCTTCGGCCGCTCCTACGGCCGCGAGCCTGAGCATCCGCTGCCGCCTTACCTCAAGGAAGAGAACTACGCCGTCCTGCGCGACCGGATCGATCGGCTCGACATTCGCCAGGTGAACTTCATCGACCACATCGCCGCCCAGCCCGACGCCAGCCTCGACCGCTATGTCCTGCTCGACGCCCAGGACTGGATGGACGATGCAATCCTTACGCGGCTCTGGACCGAGATCACTCGCACCGCCCGCCCCGGTTCGCGCGTGCTGTTCCGCACGGCTGCCGAGCCGTCGCTGCTCCCCGGCCGGGTGCCCGAGGAGATCCTGTCGCGCTGGCACTATGCCGAGGCGGAATCGCGACTGTTCACCGAGGCCGACCGCTCGTCGATCTACGGCGGCGTCCACCTCTACGTGCTACGCTGA